A region of the Pseudarthrobacter sp. MM222 genome:
CAGGGTTCCGCTTTCCGGTGCGCCGAGCGTGGCAAGGAGCGCGATCTTCTCGGCGGCATCGCGTTCATCGTTGGAGCTGTTGGCTTCCTCGGTGGCAATCTTCACCAGCTTTTCCGCCATCAGAACCGCGGCTGTGACGCCACGGAGCCCCAGCGGGAACCGGACGGTTTCGAGCCGGCGCTGCCGGGCGTCCGGATCGCGGGCCAGCCGCCGGGCGATGCCGACATGGCTCTGCGCCGCGCGGGCCGCACGCTCCGCCACGGCAAGGTCCACGCCGTCGCGCTTGACCAGCAGGGCCGCGACGTCGGCGGCGGGCGGCAGGCGCAGGGCCACGGCCCGGCAGCGCGAGCGGATAGTGACCAGCACATCCGCCGGGGACGGCGCGCAGAGCATCCAAACGGTACGCGGTGTGGGTTCCTCGATAGCCTTGAGCAGCACGTTCGTGGTGCGTTCGGCCATCCGGTCCGCGTCCTCCACGACGATGATGCGCCACCTGGCCGAGGACGGCCGGTTTCCGGCGGTGGCGACCAGTTCGCGGGCCTCGTCGATGGTGATGGTGACCTTCTCGGTCCGGACGAACGCCACGTCCGAATGCGTTTCCCCGAGGATGGTCCGGCATGCGGCGCATTCCCCGCAGCCGCGCAACCTGAGATCCTCCTGGTCGCAGTTCAGGGCCGCGGCAAATGCCTTCGCCGCGTTGGAGCGGCCGGACCCTGGCGGGCCGGTGAAAAGCCAGGCATGGTTGAGTCCTTCGCCCTGGGCCGCCTGCCGCAATTGGGCGACGACGGCGGGCTGGCCCTGGAGGTCGTCCCAGACGGTCATGCCGGCACGCTGCCGGACAGGGCCAGCAAGGACGCGACACGTTCGAGGATCCGCGCGGAAATCGCCTCGACCGGCAGGTGCGCGGGCAGGACCAGGTACTTCTCAGGCCGGGCCGCGGCAAGGTCAAGGAAAGCGGCGCGGATCCGGGCATGGAATTCATCCGCCTCGGATTCCAGCCGGTCCTCCGCGGCATCTCCCGCGGTGCGGCGGCGCCGGCCAACCGCGGGGTCGACGTCGAGCAGTACCGTGAGGTCCGGCTGGAGTCCGGAGGTGGCCCATTCGTTGATTTCCCGGACGGCGTCGGTGCCGAGGTCGCGTCCTGCCCCCTGGTAGGCCACCGAGGAGTCGATGTAACGGTCGGTGAGGACGATCTGGCCCTGTTCGAGGGCGGGCCGGATAACCTGGCTGGCGTGGGCGGCCCGGGAAGCGGCGAAGATCAGGGCTTCGGTATGGGCGTCGATGTGGCCGTGCCCGTGATCCAGCACGAGGGAACGCAATTTTTCGCCGATCGGAGTGCCACCCGGCTCGCGGGTCCGCAGGACTTTGAAGCCGCGCGCCTCAAGCGCCCCGGCCAGTTCTGCGGTCTGCGTGGACTTGCCGGCGCCGTCGCCGCCTTCGAAGGCGATAAACAGTCCGGGGTTCTGGGTAGTCACTGCTCTAGCCTACCGACAATCGCCGGGCGCCGGAGTGTGCCGGCGTAACGCCTTGGCTGCCCTGCGCGCCGCCGAAGTACCCTGTCACCATGAGTCTTTCCGAAGAGCAGGCAGCCACGCTTTCCGCCGAAACTGTGGTGGTGGCGTCCGGCCGCCCGCCGCGCACCCGTGACCAGCCAGTCAACCCGCCGCTTGTGCTGTCCTCGACCTATTTCGGCACCGGGCCCCTGGGCGACGGCGACCGCGGTTACGGGCGGTATTCCAACCCCACCTGGGACCCGTTCGAGGAGGCCCTCGGCCAGCTCGAAGGCGCCGAGCTCCCCGGACTGCTGTACGCCTCAGGGCTCGCCGCCGTCAGTTCCGCGTTGTCGCTGGTACCCGCCGGGGGAGTGCTGGTGATGCCGTCCCACAGCTACGCGGGGTCCCTGGTGATGGCCACGGAGCTGGCCGAGAAGGGCTTCCTGGAACTGCGCACTGTGGACATCACGGATACCGACGCCGTGCTGGAGCAGCTCACGCCGGCGGAGGGAGCAGCAGCGAGCATGCTCTGGCTGGAGAGCCCGACGAACCCGATGCTCGGCGTCGCCGACATCCGGGCGCTGACCGCGGCCGCCCACGACGCTGGCGCCATTGTTGTGACGGACAATACGTTCTCGACCCCCTTGGTGCAGCAGCCGCTGTCGCTGGGGTCCGACGTCGTGCTGCATTCCGTGACGAAGTACCTGTCCGGCCATTCCGACGTCGTGTTGGGCGCCCTCGTGACGTCCGACGCGGGGCTTCGCGCCACGCTGCTGCACCACCGCACCATCCATGGCGGTATCGCCGGACCCTTCGAGGCGTGGCTGGCCCTGCGCGGACTGCGCACGCTTGCCCTGCGGATTGAGCGTTCGCAGGCGTCGGCGGTTGTCCTCGCGGACCGGCTCAGCACGCATCCGGGGATAGCCGGTATCCGTTTCCCGGGCCTCGCCTCGGATCCGGGCCACGAGCGGGCAAAGGACCAGATGAAGGGCTTCGGCTCCATCCTCTGTATCGAAGTCGCGCCGGTAGGCGGAGCGCAGGGCCTGAGCGGGGCAGATGCGGCCGACCGGATGATCCGTGCGCTGCAGCTGTGGTTGCCGGCCACCTCGCTCGGCGGGGTGGAGTCGCTGATCGAACGGCGTCGCCGGCACGTGGCGGAGCCGGTGAGTGTTCCGGAGAACTTGGTCCGGTTGAGCGTCGGAATCGAGAACGTCGAGGACCTTTGGGCCGATTTGGAGCAGGCCCTGGCTACTCTGGACGGCTAGGCTGGGGGTTATGGACGGACGCGCGCTTATTTACTATGTCGAAACAGGAATCTATCTCCTCCTGGCCTTGGTAGCCCTGGTCATCGAGGTGTGGGCGTTTTTCGATTGCCTGCGCCACAAAGCCCCGGCTTTTGAAGCCGTGTCCAAGCGGACCAAGACGTTCTGGCTGGCCCTGACCGGCGGCGCCCTGGCCGTGGGTCTGCTTTCAGTGCTGGGCGGCGGTGGCGGGGGACTCCTCGGCCCGTTGGGCCTGTTCGGACTCGCCGCCGTAACCGCAGCTTCCGTCTACCTCGCCGATGTCCGCCCTGCCGTCACTGACGCGGGCCGCGGCGGAAACCGCAGCCAGGGACCCTACGGCCCCTGGTGACCGCCAGGCTGGGCACCCGGCGCGACGGCGTCCCAGGCCACGGTCAGTTCGCCCAGCCGCCATCGCGACGGCCCGTCGTGGACCGGCCAGCCGGCGTCGAGTAGCCCCCGGCACATCGCGGACCAGCGCTGCCTGTTCCCGAAAGAGGCCAGCGGCGCCGCCTCCAGCCAGGCCTGGTCCATCGCCGAGAGGTAGGAATGGATCCTTTCGCCCGGCACGTTCCGGTGGATGAGGGCCTTCGGCAACCGTTCGGCCACGTCGGATGGCAGCTCGAAACTGCCGAAGCGCACTGACAGGGTCAGGCTGAGCGGTCCCTCGGCGTCCAGGGCCACCCACGTGACGCGCCGGCCGATCTCGTCGCAGGTGCCGTCGATAAACAGGCCGCCGGGCGCGAGCCGGCCCTGCACCAGCAGCCAAATACCGGAAACATCGGCCTCCTCATACTGCCGCAGCACGTTGAAGGCGCGCACCAGCACCGGCCGGCCCTGCACCGGAAGCTCGAAACCACCGAGCCGGAAGCTGAGGCCCGGCCGTTCCAGTTCTTGCGCCAGCCGGACCCGCTCAGGCTCGATTTCGATGCCGACCACCCGGACGTCCGGACGGATCACGGACAGTCGCTCGAAAAGTTCGACGGCGGTGGCCGGGGAAGCACCGTAGCCGAGGTCGACGACGAGGGGGTCGGACGCCGCACGGAGCCGCCACGCCTGCGGTCCCGTTAACCAGCGGTCCAGCCGCCGCATCCGGTTGGGGTTGGTGGTCCCCCGGGTAACATTGCCCACCGGGCGCCCGCTGCGGACCGCGCTCTTGGCGCTGCCTCTGATCACGGAGGAGTCCACGCGCTCAGCCTTATGCACCACCAGCCCACCCTATCCCGAGCCCGCGCACGGACATGTATGGGGCAAATGTAACGCTCGGCACTGGCCCTGACTGCTCCGCTAGGATGAAAACCATGACTTACAAGCTGATTCTGCTGCGCCACGGCCACAGCGAATGGAACGCCAAGAACCTGTTCACCGGCTGGGTGGACGTTGACCTGAATGACCAGGGCCGCGCTGAAGCGGTTCGCGGCGGCGAGCTTCTCGTGGAGAACAACATCCTCCCGGACATCCTGTACACCTCGCGGCTGAGGCGGGCCATCAACACGGCCAACCTGACCCTGGAGACGGCCGACCGTGGCTGGATCGACGTCAAGCGGGACTGGCGCCTCAACGAACGCCACTACGGTGCCCTGCAGGGCAAGGACAAGGCCCAGACTCTCGCCGAATTCGGCGAAGAGCAGTTCATGCTGTGGCGCCGGTCCTACGACACCCCGCCGCCGCCCCTCGCCGACGACTCCGAGTTCTCCCAGGCGGGCGATCCCCGGTACGCCGATTTGGGCGATGACCTTCCGCGCACCGAGTGCCTCAAGGACGTCCTCATCCGTCTCATGCCGTACTGGGAATCGGACATCAAGGAGGACCTGAAGGCAGGGAAGACCGTCCTGGTCACGGCCCACGGCAACTCGCTCCGCGCACTGGTCAAGCACCTGGACGGCATCAGCGACGAGGACATCGCCGGCCTGAACATTCCCACCGGCATCCCGCTGGTCTACGAACTGGACGAGAACTTCGCACCGCTTAAGCCGGGCGGCACGTACCTCGACCCGGAGGCCGCTGCCGAGGCGATCCAGGCAGTCGCCAACCAGGGCAAGAAGTAGAGTCCACGCCACCACGCAACAGGGCAATAAAGCAATGACGAGCGGCCGGTCACCTCAAAGATGACCGGCCGCCGTCGTACGCTGCGCCGTCCTGCCGGCGCGGGCGTCAGCTGTGTTCGATGCTGTTCGGCTGCCAGGCGCCGGTGACCAGGTACGTCACCTTTTGGGCGACAGAGACGCCGTGGTCGGCGAAGCGCTCGAAGTATCGGCTGGCCAGCGCGACGTCGACGGTGGTGGCGGGGGATTCCTGCCAGTCACTCCGCGCGATCGCCTTGAACACGCTCAGGTGGAGATCGTTGACCGCGCTGTTGGCCTTCATGATGTCCCGGGCAACCTCGAGGTTGCGGGTTTCCAGCAGCTCCGTGAGCTTGTTGGCGATCAAGAGGTCCTGCTCCGCAAAGCTGCGGAACGTCTCCTGCAGCTGGGCGGGAACCACTGCCGCGGGGTAGCGGAGCCGGGCTAGCTGCGCGAGGTGGCGGGCGAGGTCACCCATGCGCTCCAGTGAGGCGCTCATCCGGAGGGAGCCCACGATCATGCGCAGGTCGCTGGCCACCGGGCCCTGCAGCGCCAGGATGTCGATGGCGC
Encoded here:
- the phoU gene encoding phosphate signaling complex protein PhoU, which translates into the protein MRKVFQEELTQVGEQLVEISKLVSEAIEKAVTAFEGADIDLAEDVIAADARIDFLQNSLDERAIDILALQGPVASDLRMIVGSLRMSASLERMGDLARHLAQLARLRYPAAVVPAQLQETFRSFAEQDLLIANKLTELLETRNLEVARDIMKANSAVNDLHLSVFKAIARSDWQESPATTVDVALASRYFERFADHGVSVAQKVTYLVTGAWQPNSIEHS
- a CDS encoding trans-sulfuration enzyme family protein, giving the protein MSLSEEQAATLSAETVVVASGRPPRTRDQPVNPPLVLSSTYFGTGPLGDGDRGYGRYSNPTWDPFEEALGQLEGAELPGLLYASGLAAVSSALSLVPAGGVLVMPSHSYAGSLVMATELAEKGFLELRTVDITDTDAVLEQLTPAEGAAASMLWLESPTNPMLGVADIRALTAAAHDAGAIVVTDNTFSTPLVQQPLSLGSDVVLHSVTKYLSGHSDVVLGALVTSDAGLRATLLHHRTIHGGIAGPFEAWLALRGLRTLALRIERSQASAVVLADRLSTHPGIAGIRFPGLASDPGHERAKDQMKGFGSILCIEVAPVGGAQGLSGADAADRMIRALQLWLPATSLGGVESLIERRRRHVAEPVSVPENLVRLSVGIENVEDLWADLEQALATLDG
- a CDS encoding DUF2516 family protein, which translates into the protein MDGRALIYYVETGIYLLLALVALVIEVWAFFDCLRHKAPAFEAVSKRTKTFWLALTGGALAVGLLSVLGGGGGGLLGPLGLFGLAAVTAASVYLADVRPAVTDAGRGGNRSQGPYGPW
- a CDS encoding phosphoglyceromutase encodes the protein MTYKLILLRHGHSEWNAKNLFTGWVDVDLNDQGRAEAVRGGELLVENNILPDILYTSRLRRAINTANLTLETADRGWIDVKRDWRLNERHYGALQGKDKAQTLAEFGEEQFMLWRRSYDTPPPPLADDSEFSQAGDPRYADLGDDLPRTECLKDVLIRLMPYWESDIKEDLKAGKTVLVTAHGNSLRALVKHLDGISDEDIAGLNIPTGIPLVYELDENFAPLKPGGTYLDPEAAAEAIQAVANQGKK
- a CDS encoding DNA polymerase III subunit delta' encodes the protein MTVWDDLQGQPAVVAQLRQAAQGEGLNHAWLFTGPPGSGRSNAAKAFAAALNCDQEDLRLRGCGECAACRTILGETHSDVAFVRTEKVTITIDEARELVATAGNRPSSARWRIIVVEDADRMAERTTNVLLKAIEEPTPRTVWMLCAPSPADVLVTIRSRCRAVALRLPPAADVAALLVKRDGVDLAVAERAARAAQSHVGIARRLARDPDARQRRLETVRFPLGLRGVTAAVLMAEKLVKIATEEANSSNDERDAAEKIALLATLGAPESGTLPPAMRAQVKQLEDDQKRRAKRSVTDSLDRTLTDLLSFYRDVLVIQMGNAVELVNVELRSELVEFARLSSAETTLARMDAINKARKRITTTNVAPLLAIESMASSLI
- a CDS encoding class I SAM-dependent methyltransferase, encoding MVHKAERVDSSVIRGSAKSAVRSGRPVGNVTRGTTNPNRMRRLDRWLTGPQAWRLRAASDPLVVDLGYGASPATAVELFERLSVIRPDVRVVGIEIEPERVRLAQELERPGLSFRLGGFELPVQGRPVLVRAFNVLRQYEEADVSGIWLLVQGRLAPGGLFIDGTCDEIGRRVTWVALDAEGPLSLTLSVRFGSFELPSDVAERLPKALIHRNVPGERIHSYLSAMDQAWLEAAPLASFGNRQRWSAMCRGLLDAGWPVHDGPSRWRLGELTVAWDAVAPGAQPGGHQGP
- the tmk gene encoding dTMP kinase, with translation MTTQNPGLFIAFEGGDGAGKSTQTAELAGALEARGFKVLRTREPGGTPIGEKLRSLVLDHGHGHIDAHTEALIFAASRAAHASQVIRPALEQGQIVLTDRYIDSSVAYQGAGRDLGTDAVREINEWATSGLQPDLTVLLDVDPAVGRRRRTAGDAAEDRLESEADEFHARIRAAFLDLAAARPEKYLVLPAHLPVEAISARILERVASLLALSGSVPA